The Pseudomonas wenzhouensis genome has a segment encoding these proteins:
- a CDS encoding CDP-alcohol phosphatidyltransferase family protein: MPSIYQLKPAFQNLLRPGVERLHARGVTANQVTLAAALVSVLLGALLAACSHVAWLFALIPLWMLLRMALNAVDGMLAREFGQQSKLGAYLNELCDVVADSALYLPFALLPGVSPLLVILVVVMAVISEYAGVLGPMVGASRRYDGPMGKSDRAFCFGVIGAGVATGLLPALWINLLLGLILALLLRTLYNRVRHGLAEAT; encoded by the coding sequence ATGCCATCGATCTACCAGCTCAAACCCGCTTTCCAGAATCTGCTGCGTCCCGGCGTCGAGCGCCTGCATGCCCGCGGCGTCACCGCCAACCAGGTGACGCTGGCCGCAGCCCTCGTCTCCGTGCTGCTCGGCGCACTGCTCGCCGCCTGTAGCCATGTCGCCTGGCTGTTCGCCCTGATCCCCCTGTGGATGCTGCTGCGCATGGCACTGAACGCCGTCGACGGCATGCTCGCCCGCGAGTTCGGCCAGCAGTCGAAGCTGGGTGCCTACCTCAACGAGCTTTGCGACGTGGTCGCCGACAGCGCGCTGTACCTGCCCTTCGCCCTGCTGCCAGGTGTCTCGCCGCTGCTGGTGATCCTGGTGGTGGTGATGGCCGTGATCAGCGAATACGCCGGCGTGCTCGGCCCCATGGTCGGCGCCTCGCGGCGCTATGACGGGCCGATGGGCAAGAGTGATCGCGCCTTCTGCTTCGGCGTGATCGGTGCAGGCGTCGCCACGGGCCTGCTGCCAGCACTGTGGATCAATCTGCTGCTGGGCCTGATCCTCGCCCTGCTGCTCCGTACCCTCTATAACCGCGTTCGTCACGGGTTGGCCGAAGCCACCTGA
- a CDS encoding lysophospholipid acyltransferase family protein, whose amino-acid sequence MLAALTAFAITSAARLLTGARALWLGSTAQPTQRLYYANHSSHGDFVLLWASLPPELRKRTRPVAGADYWQKPGVRSFLINKVFNGVLVDRERKEGSNPLQAMLDALDGGDSLIIFPEGTRNLGDEPLLPFKSGLYHLAQARPDVELVPVWIANLNRVMPKGRALPLPLLCTLSFGAALERIEGEGKGDFLERARNALLALAPEEA is encoded by the coding sequence ATGCTCGCTGCATTGACCGCTTTTGCCATCACCTCGGCCGCACGCCTGCTCACTGGCGCCCGCGCCCTGTGGCTCGGCAGCACCGCACAGCCAACGCAACGCCTGTACTACGCCAACCACAGCAGCCACGGCGATTTCGTCCTGCTCTGGGCCTCGCTGCCGCCGGAGCTGCGCAAACGCACCCGACCGGTGGCTGGCGCCGACTACTGGCAGAAACCGGGCGTGCGCAGCTTCCTGATCAACAAGGTCTTCAACGGCGTACTGGTCGACCGCGAGCGCAAGGAAGGCAGCAACCCGCTGCAGGCGATGCTCGATGCGCTGGACGGCGGCGACTCGCTGATCATCTTCCCCGAAGGCACACGCAACCTCGGCGACGAACCATTGCTGCCCTTCAAGAGCGGTCTTTATCACCTGGCACAAGCCCGCCCGGATGTGGAACTGGTGCCGGTGTGGATAGCCAACCTCAACCGGGTGATGCCAAAGGGCAGGGCGCTGCCGCTGCCATTGCTGTGCACCCTGAGCTTCGGCGCTGCGCTCGAGCGCATCGAGGGGGAGGGCAAAGGCGACTTCCTCGAACGCGCACGTAACGCTCTGCTGGCACTGGCGCCTGAGGAGGCCTGA
- a CDS encoding phosphatidate cytidylyltransferase → MDTNTLLLFAGIGALLLLASLIGFVLKKRSGDQPNPVVDNLNARINAWWVMVLVIGIAFLFGNIGVIVLFYFVSFYALREFMTLAPTRRSDYPALVAAFYFALPMQYLLIALDWYGLFAIFIPVYLFLLLPILASLGGDTTRYLERAAKVQWGLMIAVFCISAVPALLTLDIPGYEGRNLLLIAWLIIVVQLSDVLQYVCGKLAGKHKIAPNLSPSKTVEGFIGGVALATLIGAMLCWITPFAFWQAALIALLVCLLGFAGGLVMSAIKRDRGVKDWGHMIEGHGGMLDRLDSVCFAAPVFFHMVRYWWA, encoded by the coding sequence ATGGATACCAACACCTTGCTGCTGTTCGCCGGTATCGGTGCCCTGCTCCTGCTGGCCAGTCTGATCGGCTTCGTTCTGAAAAAACGCAGTGGCGATCAGCCCAACCCGGTGGTCGACAACCTCAACGCACGGATCAACGCCTGGTGGGTGATGGTGTTGGTCATCGGCATCGCCTTCCTGTTCGGCAACATCGGCGTCATCGTGCTGTTCTACTTCGTGTCCTTCTATGCGCTGCGCGAGTTCATGACCCTGGCACCGACCCGGCGCAGCGACTACCCGGCGCTGGTAGCAGCCTTCTACTTCGCCCTGCCGATGCAGTACCTGCTGATCGCCCTGGACTGGTACGGCCTGTTCGCCATCTTCATCCCGGTCTACCTGTTCCTCCTCCTACCGATTCTCGCCTCGCTGGGCGGCGATACCACCCGCTACCTCGAGCGCGCGGCCAAGGTGCAATGGGGGCTGATGATCGCCGTGTTCTGCATCTCCGCCGTACCGGCGCTGCTGACGCTGGACATCCCCGGCTACGAGGGGCGCAACCTGCTGTTGATCGCCTGGCTGATCATCGTCGTGCAACTCTCCGACGTGCTGCAGTACGTCTGCGGCAAGCTGGCCGGTAAGCACAAGATCGCGCCCAACCTGTCGCCCTCGAAAACCGTGGAAGGCTTCATCGGCGGCGTGGCACTGGCCACGCTGATTGGCGCGATGCTGTGCTGGATCACCCCGTTCGCCTTCTGGCAGGCGGCGCTGATCGCCCTGCTGGTGTGCCTGCTCGGCTTTGCCGGTGGCCTGGTGATGTCAGCGATCAAGCGCGACCGTGGCGTGAAGGACTGGGGCCATATGATCGAAGGCCACGGCGGCATGCTCGACCGCCTGGACTCGGTGTGCTTCGCTGCACCGGTGTTCTTCCATATGGTGCGCTACTGGTGGGCCTGA